In Melitaea cinxia chromosome 11, ilMelCinx1.1, whole genome shotgun sequence, a genomic segment contains:
- the LOC123657637 gene encoding uncharacterized protein LOC123657637, with the protein MESFNDLQEDIRTKMLKVKTNFKKSPKDRLTVAYIETRLDNLEQQWTLFTDTHAKIISQVKRTDLYSSDYHKNSVYDDVEELYVQFKTELKEMLYKLKAPELEVKLSSNSQGESSARRFKLPEIKIPTFSGKYTEWQTFRDLFLGLVHENKSLDDAQRFYYLRGHLTGEAEQLLRNIKVTSDSYQVAWEKLDSMYNNKRFLANGILKRLLSQKSLVSESASEIKNLICTTSDCLDSIKNIGVDVSSWDILIIHIISAKLDKDTRKAWELKVSSDPSDELPTFQDFSNFLIGRFRGLENIDFKVHHSEKKFTKSFHVVKNKPIVSCAYCNADHKITTCKRFGKESNEKRREFVLDKNLCFICLNSNHSAKLCKNIVRCQVCKRRHHSLLHPSGDSGSGSAEVGAIHQSTSSTSRRSTDEDTAASSDKLSVPAECLDKTLVSCFSTGNCSKTVLLTTAVVQAESKDGTHFPVRALLDQGSQGSFITEAMVQRLGLKRLAVKNTIVGVGGDKSVTSKSTVKINLRSRVDPRFQVKVNAYVLKSVTSLLPVAKATRVEWENLTLDDLADPEYHTPNKIDILLGAEIFSQIIQEGIKRNFNGSLLAQDTAFGWIISGVCEVDSTSNIHSHITVMHSYLELDNMLKRFWELEAEPPVTKRMLTDEEIKCEKLFKDTTKRDGDGRFIVKLPFRTANPDCMRGEFRKIAEKRLRNLEFKLQKNIRLKEDYIQVIREYLNLNHMVKVTDKDKFKETAIYLPHHAVVREDKDTTKVRVVFDASCKGSNGKSLNDDLLIGPPLQAELRHIIMRWRQYKICLVADVVKMYRQVLVNREDTPFQRILWRDSPEKELQEFELLTVTFGTACAPYLAVRSLQELAYKECQNKPKIAKIILNDFYMDDVMTGSETLEDAYKIYKELTEVLAKGGFPLQKWKSNSKEILAKIWKAKGNKDEELRIKVDDTTKILGLTWDQRGDFFRYSVDLAPQEEPVTKRKIISDISRLFDPLGWLAPCIIAAKILIQKLWLAGIGWDEQVPSNLIIEWNTYRKNLTALQNIKIPRWIHTCNKYKRELYGFADASKVAYAAVVYLRVVDEVGNVYVSLVTSKTKVAPIKQVSIPRLELCGAVLLAKLMIEVAEVMNVERNQLHAFTDSEVVLAWLNNHPSRWKSFVANRVSEILQILDTHHWSHVTTKKNPADCASRGISPAELSEMAIWFEGPEFLKNKVIRCTKPKHLVTNLEQVKVHTAVVDTTLWQRFSSFSKLVRVVAYCRRWLRLRKGSSSMPSLGALERQEIEDAIKLMGQLPSARVNPNKPFLISGVDYAGPINIRISKGRGNKSYKGYIALFICMSTRAVHLEAVSELSTQGFIAAFKRFVARRGRCAELYSDNGTNFVGAARQLLCLFNEEKTNFKPELAEYLVTNGTKWNFIPPRAPNFGGLWEAGIKSTKFHLKRVVGNSTLTYEEMATVLSQIEACLNSRPLSRVEDQTEVVVLTPGHFLVGEPLIVVPDANYESSNMYTLRRWQFHQRMMQDFWRRWSQDYLHQFLQRHKWEYQNPEPSLGDVVLVKEEDLPPARWLLGKIEQKHPGPDNITRVVTIRTKNSLIKRPTSKVAILPVTK; encoded by the exons atggagTCGTTTAATGATCTGCAGGAAGACATAAGGACTAAAATGCTAAAAGTTAagactaattttaaaaagtctCCTAAGGATCGTTTGACGGTTGCTTATATTGAAACAAGGCTAGATAACTTAGAACAACAGTGGACTTTGTTTACAGACACTCATGCTAAAATTATAAGCCAGGTTAAGCGAACTGATTTGTATAGTTCAGATTATCACAAAAATAGTGTGTATGATGATGTAGAAGAATTATATGTTCAATTCAAAACTGAGTTAAAAGAAatgttgtataaattaaaagcgcCTGAGTTAGAAGTAAAGTTAAGTTCAAATAGTCAAGGTGAGAGTTCAGCAAGACGTTTCAAGTTGCCGGAAATTAAAATACCTACCTTTTCCGGTAAATACACAGAGTGGCAGACATTCAGAGATTTGTTTTTAGGGCTTGTGCATGAAAACAAGTCACTGGATGATGcccaaagattttattatttaaggggACATTTAACCGGGGAAGCCGAACAACTGTTACGCAATATTAAGGTGACGTCGGATAGTTATCAAGTTGCCTGGGAGAAATTAGATagcatgtataataataaaaggtttTTGGCGAACGGCATCTTGAAGCGTCTACTAAGTCAAAAAAGTTTGGTGTCTGAATCAGCATcggaaattaaaaacttaatttgtaCAACTTCAGATTGTTTAgactcaataaaaaatattggtgTGGATGTTTCATCTTGGGATATCCTGATTATCCACATTATAAGCGCTAAATTAGATAAGGACACGCGAAAAGCATGGGAGTTAAAGGTATCTTCAGATCCGAGTGACGAATTACCCACGTTTCAagatttttccaattttttaatAGGGCGTTTTAGAGGTCtagaaaatatcgattttaagGTACATCACAGTGagaaaaaatttactaaatcTTTTCACGtggttaaaaataaaccgaTTGTATCGTGTGCGTATTGCAATGCGGATCATAAGATAACTACGTGCAAAAGATTTGGGAAAGAAAGTAATGAGAAACGCCGTGAGTTCGTATTAGATAAAaacttatgttttatttgtttaaatagcaACCATTCCGCTAAACTATGTAAAAATATTGTCCGATGCCAGGTGTGTAAACGTCGACATCATTCTCTATTACATCCCAGTGGTGATTCTGGTTCTGGTAGTGCTGAAGTTGGGGCGATTCATCAATCAACCTCGTCGACCAGTCGAAGGTCAACGGATGAGGATACTGCCGCAAGCAGTGATAAGTTATCTGTTCCAGCAGAATGTTTAGATAAAACACTTGTGTCTTGTTTTTCGACAGGAAACTGTTCTAAAACGGTTTTATTGACTACAGCTGTGGTGCAAGCTGAGTCGAAGGACGGGACTCATTTCCCAGTTAGGGCTTTATTGGATCAGGGGTCGCAAGGTTCTTTTATTACCGAGGCTATGGTGCAGCGCTTAGGTTTAAAAAGGCTTGCGGTCAAAAACACCATAGTCGGTGTAGGGGGAGACAAAAGTGTGACTTCCAAGTCCACAGTCAAAATCAATTTAAGGTCGAGAGTTGATCCTAGGTTTCAAGTGAAGGTTAATGCGTATGTCTTGAAGTCGGTTACGTCTCTTCTCCCAGTTGCGAAGGCAACTAGGGTAGAATGGGAAAACCTGACTCTGGATGATCTGGCTGATCCCGAGTATCACACGCCTAATAAGATTGATATCTTATTAGGTGCGGAGATATTCAGTCAGATTATTCAAGAAGGCATTAAAAGAAACTTCAACGGATCTCTCTTGGCGCAGGATACTGCTTTTGGTTGGATAATATCTGGCGTCTGTGAGGTAGACAGCACGTCAAATATCCATTCTCACATAACTGTGATGCATTCGTATCTGGAACTGGACAATATGCTGAAAAGGTTTTGGGAACTTGAAGCCGAACCACCTGTAACAAAAAGAATGCTCACAGATGAGGAAATTAAATGTGAGAAATTATTTAAGGATACTACGAAACGGGATGGAGATGGTCGGTTCATCGTAAAACTGCCGTTTCGTACGGCTAACCCGGACTGCATGCGTGGTGAGTTCAGGAAAATAGCTGAAAAAAGATTGagaaatttagaatttaaattgCAAAAGAACATTAGGTTAAAAGAGGATTATATACAAGTTATAAGGGAGTATTTAAACTTAAATCATATGGTAAAAGTTACagataaagataaatttaaggAAACAGCTATTTACTTACCACACCACGCAGTAGTCCGAGAAGATAAGGATACTACTAAAGTCCGAGTAGTGTTTGATGCCTCCTGTAAGGGAAGCAATGGGAAGTCATTAAATGATGATTTATTGATCGGACCGCCACTGCAAGCCGAACTACGTCATATAATTATGCGCTGGAGACAATATAAGATATGTTTGGTGGCGGATGTGGTGAAAATGTACCGACAAGTGCTGGTAAATCGGGAAGATACTCCATTTCAGAGGATTCTTTGGAGAGATAGTCCTGAAAAGGAGCTTCAAGAGTTTGAATTACTTACCGTAACCTTTGGCACCGCATGTGCTCCATATTTAGCTGTGCGGTCACTGCAAGAGTTAGCCTATAAGGAGTGTCAGAATAAGCCAAAAAtcgctaaaattattttgaatgatTTTTACATGGATGATGTGATGACCGGAAGTGAAACTCTAGAAgatgcttataaaatatataaagaattaacCGAAGTGTTAGCGAAAGGAGGGTTTCCGTTGCAGAAATGGAAAAGCAATTCTAAGGAAATATTAGCTAAAATATGGAAAGCAAAGGGTAATAAGGATGAGGAATTAAGGATTAAGGTAGATGATACAACTAAAATATTAGGACTTACCTGggatcagcgtggtgacttCTTCCGGTACTCTGTAGATCTTGCACCACAAGAGGAACCTGTAACAAAAAGGAAAATTATATCTGATATATCCCGATTATTTGATCCACTCGGATGGTTAGCTCCTTGTATTATAGCAGCAAAAATACTCATACAAAAGCTTTGGTTAGCTGGTATTGGGTGGGATGAGCAAGTTcctagtaatttaataattgaatgGAATACTTACCGTAAAAATTTAACTGCCTTacagaatattaaaattccACGATGGATACACACGTGTAATAAATATAAGCGCGAGTTGTACGGGTTTGCTGACGCTTCGAAGGTGGCTTATGCGGCTGTTGTGTATCTGCGAGTTGTAGATGAAGTGGGAAATGTGTATGTCTCGTTGGTTACATCGAAAACAAAAGTAGCTCCCATAAAGCAGGTGTCTATCCCTAGACTTGAGCTTTGTGGGGCCGTTCTCTTGGCTAAATTGATGATTGAGGTAGCTGAAGTCATGAATGTTGAAAGGAATCAGTTACATGCATTCACTGACAGTGAAGTGGTTTTAGCCTGGCTTAACAATCACCCAAGTCGATGGAAGTCCTTCGTGGCTAACCGAGTTTCTGAAATCCTACAGATTTTGGATACACATCATTGGTCCCATGTGACCACTAAGAAGAATCCTGCTGATTGTGCATCACGGGGTATTTCTCCGGCGGAACTATCAGAAATGGCTATATGGTTTGAAGGGCCAGAGTTTCTAAAAAATAAGGTAATTAGGTGTACAAAACCAAAACACCTGGTTACAAATCTTGAGCAAGTTAAAGTTCACACAGCGGTCGTTGACACAACTTTGTGGCAAAGGTTTTCTTCATTCTCGAAGCTTGTTCGTGTAGTCGCCTATTGTCGTCGATGGTTAAGGTTAAGAAAAGGTTCAAGTAGCATGCCAAGTTTAGGAGCATTGGAGCGACAGGAAATTGAGGATGCGATAAAG CTCATGGGGCAGTTACCTTCCGCGCGTGTTAATCCGAATAAGCCCTTTCTTATAAGCGGAGTCGATTACGCAGGGCCTATTAATATAAGAATTTCAAAAGGTAGGGGTAACAAGTCGTACAAAGGATATATTGCTCTGTTTATTTGCATGTCGACCAGAGCCGTCCATCTTGAAGCTGTTAGCGAGCTGTCCACTCAAGGGTTTATAGCCGCTTTTAAAAGGTTTGTTGCAAGACGAGGTAGGTGTGCAGAGCTATACAGCGATAACGGCACAAATTTTGTAGGCGCTGCTCGACAGTTACTGTGTCTGTTCAACGAAgagaaaactaattttaaaccTGAACTGGCAGAGTATCTCGTGACCAATGGAACCAAGTGGAATTTTATTCCTCCTCGCGCTCCAAATTTCGGTGGACTATGGGAGGCAGGAATAAAGTCCACAAAGTTCCACCTCAAACGAGTAGTTGGAAACTCTACGTTGACGTATGAGGAGATGGCCACAGTGTTATCTCAAATAGAGGCATGTCTGAATTCGAGGCCATTGTCTCGTGTAGAGGATCAAACCGAGGTCGTAGTATTGACCCCTGGTCATTTCCTGGTGGGGGAACCACTCATAGTTGTTCCTGATGCAAATTATGAGTCGTCGAATATGTATACTTTGCGAAGATGGCAATTCCACCAGCGAATGATGCAGGACTTTTGGCGTCGATGGTCCCAGGATTACCTTCATCAGTTCCTTCAAAGGCATAAATGGGAATATCAGAACCCGGAACCATCACTGGGTGATGTAGTTTTAGTTAAGGAGGAAGATCTACCCCCGGCGCGATGGTTGCTAGGTAAAATCGAGCAAAAACATCCGGGACCCGATAATATCACGCGGGTAGTCACAATACGTACcaaaaattctttaattaaaagacCTACTTCTAAGGTAGCAATTTTACCTGTAACTAAATAA